From Thermoleophilum album:
ACCTCGTCACCACCGCCGACACCGAGATCCTTGCCTGTGCGCGCGCTGTCGAACGGTTGCGCCGCGCCGAGCCCGACTTCCCCACCGTGCGGTGCTTCAACCCCGGCCCCACCGGGCAGGGTGAGGAGGCGTCGGTCGAGGAGCTCGTCGACGCGATCGCGCGTGATGCGCGCGTCGTGGTCTGTCGCGTGCTTGGCGGACGGCGCGGCTGGCAGGCCGGCTTCGACCTCCTGCGCGAACGCTGCCGCCAACAAGGGATCGCACTCGTCGCGCTCGGCGGCGAAGCCCAACCCGACGCTGAAATGACCGCCCTCTCGCTCGCCCCCGCCGGCGCTGTTGCCACCTGCGGCGAATACCTCCGCCACCCCGACCCACGCAACCTCGAGCACCTCCTGCGCTTCCTCGCCGACACCTTCCTCCTCACCGGCTACGGGTTCGAGCCGCCGCGCGCGATCCCCGACACCGGGCTTTGGCTGCCCGCGACCGGCGCCGTCGAAGACGTGGAGGAGGCGTTCGCCCGTCTCGACAGCTCGCGCCCCACCATCGCCGTCTGCTTCTACCGCTCGCACCTCCTCGCCGGCAACACCGCGTTCGTCGAAGAGCTCGCACGAGCGATCGAGGAAGCTGGCGCCAACGCCATCGGCGTGTGGAGCTACACGCTCCGCCCCGGGCCCGACGGGCGAGTCGAAGCCTTTGAGCTCTTGCGCGACAGCGAGGGCCGCGTGCGGGTGGACGCCCTCATTACGACGATGCTCGCCACCGGAGGGTCTAGCCAGGGCGACGCGCGAGCGGGGGCTGCGGGCTCGGCCGCTCGCGTGGCATCGGGCGCTGGCGCGGCATCGGAGGCCGCGACGGGGTCTCCAGCCGCCGACACCTGGCTCGACTGGGACGAGCGGCCGCTGCGCGAGCTCGGCGTGCCCGTGATCCAGGCCGTGTGCTGCACCTGGCCGCGCGCGCGCTGGCTAGCTTCCGAAACCGGGCTCGGGCCGCTCGATGCTGCAACCCAAGTGGCGATCCCCGAGTTCGACGGGCGCATCATTGCCGGCGTCATCTCCTTCAAAGAGCGTGAGCAAGGCGGCTCGCCGGTCGGCGCGCCGCTCGCCCGCTACGTCCCCGACCGCGAGCGCTGCCGCCGCGTCGCGCGGCTCGCCGTGCGCCACGCCCGCCTGCGCCACACCCCCGCCGGCGAGCGGCGCGTTGCAATCGTCCTCACCTCCTTCCCCTCGCGGCGCGCGCGGCTCGGCATGGCCGTTGGGCTCGACACCGCCCGCAGCGCCCTGCGCCTGCTCGACGCCCTCGCCGCCGACGGCATGCGCGTCGAGCGCCCCTTCGAAGACGGCGACGAGCTCATGGCGGCGCTGCGGGCAGCCGGTGCGCCCGACGAAGACCTCGGCGAAGCCGTGGGCGACGGCGGCCTGCGCATGGCAGTCGACGACTACCTCGCCTGGTACCGCACGCTCCCCGAAGAGCTGCGGCGCGCCGTCGAAGAGCGCTGGGGCCCGCCGCCCGGCGAGCGCTACGTGCGCGACGGAGCGTTCCACGTGCCGGCGATCGAGCTCGGCAACGTGCTTGTGATGGTGCAACCGCCGCGCGGCTGGGGCGACGACCCGGTCGCCATCTACCACGACGCCTCGCTTCCCCCCTCTCACCACTACCTCGCCTGCTACCGCTTCCTCGACCACCACTGGCGCGCCGACGCCTGTGTGCAGCTCGGCAAACACGGCACGCTCGAGTGGCTGCCCGGCAAAACAATCGCCCTCTCCCCCGCCTGCGCGCCCGACGCGGCGATCGGCGACCTCCCGTTCCTCTACCCGTTCATCGTCAACGACCCCGGCGAAGGCATCCAAGCGAAGCGCCGGGCGCACGCCGTGATCATCGACCACCTCGTGCCGCCGCTCGGCCGCGCCGGCACCTACGACGAGCTCGCCGAGCTCGAAAACCTCCTCGACGAGTACGCCCGCCTCGAAGTCCTCGACCCCGACAAGCTGCCCGCGCTCGCCGCGCGCATCTGGGAGGCCGTCGAGAAAGCCAACCTGCAACAGGAGATCGGTGTCGACGAGCAGCCCGAGGACCTCGGCCAGCTCGTCGAGCACATCGACGGCTACCTCTGCGAGGTCAAAGACATCCAGATCCACGAGGGCTTCCACGTGCTTGGCGAAGCGCCCGCCGGCGAAGCGCTCTGCAAACTCGTCGCGGCGCTCATGCAGGTGCCGCAAGCGGGCCTCCCTGGGCTGCGCGAAGCGGTGGGGGCGTTTTTCGGCGTCGACGAGCGGGCACTAGTCGAGCGGCCCGGCCGGCGCCTCGCCGCAGGCGAGGCGCCGGCCGCCCTCCTCAAGCGCTTCCCCGGCCCTGCCTCAAGCGCCGGCGACCTCATCGACCGCCTCGAAGAGGCCCAGCACGCGCTGCTCGCCGCGCTCGACGAGCGCGACTGGGCGCCCGAGGCCGTTAGCGCGACGCTCGACAACCTGATCGGCGAACCAGCGCGGGACGGTCGCGCCCGCGCCGAGCTCGAGCTCGTGCTGCGCTTCGCCTGTAGCGAGGTCGTACCGCGCCTGCGCGCAACGAGCGACGAGCTCGACAACCTGCTCGCCGCGCTGCGCGGGCGGCACGTCCCCTCCGGGCCCTCGGGCAGCCCAACCCGCGGCCGCCTCGACGTCCTTCCTACCGGTCGCAACTTCTACGGCATCGACCCGCGCGCTATCCCCTCCAAACTTGCTTTCGATGTCGGCCAGCGCCTCGCCGACGCGCTGCTCGAGCGCCATCGCCGCGACCACGGCGATTGGCCGCGGATGG
This genomic window contains:
- the cobN gene encoding cobaltochelatase subunit CobN, whose protein sequence is MLHLVTTADTEILACARAVERLRRAEPDFPTVRCFNPGPTGQGEEASVEELVDAIARDARVVVCRVLGGRRGWQAGFDLLRERCRQQGIALVALGGEAQPDAEMTALSLAPAGAVATCGEYLRHPDPRNLEHLLRFLADTFLLTGYGFEPPRAIPDTGLWLPATGAVEDVEEAFARLDSSRPTIAVCFYRSHLLAGNTAFVEELARAIEEAGANAIGVWSYTLRPGPDGRVEAFELLRDSEGRVRVDALITTMLATGGSSQGDARAGAAGSAARVASGAGAASEAATGSPAADTWLDWDERPLRELGVPVIQAVCCTWPRARWLASETGLGPLDAATQVAIPEFDGRIIAGVISFKEREQGGSPVGAPLARYVPDRERCRRVARLAVRHARLRHTPAGERRVAIVLTSFPSRRARLGMAVGLDTARSALRLLDALAADGMRVERPFEDGDELMAALRAAGAPDEDLGEAVGDGGLRMAVDDYLAWYRTLPEELRRAVEERWGPPPGERYVRDGAFHVPAIELGNVLVMVQPPRGWGDDPVAIYHDASLPPSHHYLACYRFLDHHWRADACVQLGKHGTLEWLPGKTIALSPACAPDAAIGDLPFLYPFIVNDPGEGIQAKRRAHAVIIDHLVPPLGRAGTYDELAELENLLDEYARLEVLDPDKLPALAARIWEAVEKANLQQEIGVDEQPEDLGQLVEHIDGYLCEVKDIQIHEGFHVLGEAPAGEALCKLVAALMQVPQAGLPGLREAVGAFFGVDERALVERPGRRLAAGEAPAALLKRFPGPASSAGDLIDRLEEAQHALLAALDERDWAPEAVSATLDNLIGEPARDGRARAELELVLRFACSEVVPRLRATSDELDNLLAALRGRHVPSGPSGSPTRGRLDVLPTGRNFYGIDPRAIPSKLAFDVGQRLADALLERHRRDHGDWPRMVGLVAWGTSAMRTQGDDIAEAMWLIGVRPRWARESRRVTGFEIVPLEELGRPRIDVTLRISGFFRDAFGPLVELLDRAIAAVAALDEPDERNFVAAHARADARRLAAELGRDEAWLRATTRIFGSKPGAYGAGLEQLVDARDWRDDADLAEVYAAWGGYAYGRGRYGVEARDAMRDCYARIEAAVKNLDTREHDILDSADYFQYHGGMVAMVRALTGRDPAAYIGDAADPRSAKARTLAEETRRIFRARVANPRWIAAMVRHGHRGAAELAATVDYLFGYDATAGVADDWMYERIAERYLLDPDIARFMERSNPHAARAIAERLLEAAERGLWGEPDAELLERIRERALELEGDLEGAET